The DNA window ATCCGGTTCGCGCGCTCGAAGAACATCGCGGTCGGGCCGGGCCGCGGCTCCGGCGCGGGTAGCTGCGTCGCGTACTGCCTGGAAATCACCGACGTAGACCCCATCCGATTCAACCTGCTTTTCGAGCGGTTTTTGAACAAAGACCGCGTGAGCCTGCCCGACTTCGACATCGACTTCTGCATGGAGCGCCGCGACGAAGTCATCGAATACGTAAAGGAAAAATACGGCAGGGACAACGTCGCGCAAATAGTCACGTTCAACCACCTGAAGGCGAAGGCCGTGATAAAGGCCGTGGGGCGCGTCATGGATCTTCCGTTCCAGTACGTGAACGAGGTGACCAAAAAAATCCCGTGGGGGCTGAACGTCACGATCGAGGACGCGATAAAGGACAGCCCCGACCTCGTCAAGATGATGGAAGACGACCCGCTTGTGAAGAAAATGGTCGAGGACGCGTCGAAGCTTGAAGGCCTCGCGTCGCATCCCGGAGTGCACGCCGCGGGCATCGTCATCGCGTACGGCAAGCTTGAGGATTTCGTCCCGGTGCAGATGTCGAACGAGACCGAGCTGCGCGTCGCGCAGTACGACCTCTCCGTAATCGAGAAGGCCGGCCTTGTAAAGATGGACTTCCTCGGCCTGCGCACGCTCACGATGCTGGAGGAAGCGGTAAACCTCGTCCGGGAATTCGAGGGAGTCGAGATCGACCTTCGCAAGCTGCCGCTGGACGACGAGAAAACGTACCGCCTGTTCCAGAAGGGCGACACCGTCGGGGTGTTCCAATTCGAGCGGGCGGCGGTGCGGCGCATCCTGCGCGAATCGCTTCCGGCGACTATAGAAGATATATCGACCATCAACGGCCTCAACCGCCCCGGCCCGAGCGCGTATACGAAGCAATACATCCAAAACCGGCGCAATCCGGAAAACGCGCAGTACGTCATTCCCGAAATCAAGGAAGTTCTGGATGAGACCGCGGGCATCGTCATCTACCAGGAACAGGTGATGGAGGCGGCGCGGCGGCTGGCGGGATTTTCGCTGGGCCAGGCCGACATCCTGCGCTGGGCGATGGGCAAGAAAAAGCACTCCGTCATGGAGGAGCAGAAGGCCAAGTTCATCGCGGGTGCAACCGCAAACGGGCTGTCCACGAAAAAGGCCGAAGAGTATTTCCATTTAATCGAAACCTTCGCGGGCTATGGATTCAACAAGTGCCACAGCCTGCCTTACTCGGTCGTTTCGTATTACACGGCGTATTTGAAGGCGCATTACCCGCGCCACTTCATCACCGCACTCATCAACAGCTTTCTCGGCTCCGCCGAATTCACCTCGAAATACATCAGGGAAGCGCAGCGGATGGGGATCGCAATCCTTCCGCCCGACGTGAACGCAAGCGAAGGCAAGTTCCGGCCGGAAGGCGACGGCATACGCTTCGGCCTCGCGGGAATCAAGGGAGTCGGCAAGTCCGCCATTGGCGCGATAGTGACCGAACGCGCCAAAAAGCCGTTCGCCAGCATCGCCGATTTCATATTCCGCGTGGACACGCGCGCGGTGACGCGCGCGGTGATTGAGGCGCTGATCAAAGCCGGCGCGCTGGACGCATTCGATCCGGACCGCGGCAAGCTTCTTTCAGACCTCGATCGCCTCTGCGACCGCAGCAACGATCCGCGCCAGGCTGGCCTGTTCGGGGATGCGGAACCGGTCGACATCGTCAGCCCGATCATCCGCACCACTTTCACGAAAGCGGAAATTTCGGAGCTGGAGCGCGAGGTGCTTGGCGTGTACCTTTCCGGTCATCCGCTTGAGGGATGCCCCGTGCTGGAAGACCCCAACCTGATGAGCCCTTCGTCGTTCCTCGAATGGCTGGGCGACAACCTTGAAGTCGTCGGCCGCCAGCACACAATCGAAATCGGCGGCGTGCTTTCCGAAATAAACCAGATGAGCACCAAGGACGGCCGTCCGTTCGCCCGCGCCAAACTTATAGACACCGAAGGCTCGATAGGCATACTCGTTTTCAACAAACAGCTGGGGAAGGTGCGCGACTTTCTGGTGGAGCGCAATCAAGTCGTAGTCAAGGGCCAAGTCAAGCTGGACGATTACAACATGGAGGACGAGAACGACATCGAGGCTTTGCTTGCTGGGGCCGTCGTGATGGTTGCGGATATGAAGCCATACGAAAGCAGGCCGGGCGCGGCGGGCAACGGAAACGGCGATATTGACCTCGAATACGGGGAGGCCGGCGAGCCGCCGAATCCCGTTCCGGACGACTCAAACGGCCATGCGCCGGTCGAGCGGAGAATCGCGCGGCTCGTGGGGGGCGATCCGGACGGAGCGATCGTGATCGAGTATCCCGTTGAAGCCCTGAAAATCGCGGATTTTCACGAGTTTACGGAAGACCTGACCCGGGGCGGCGGCCACAGCAAGATAGTCATCAGGATTATGCGGGGCGATACCGCGATCAGGGAGCTTCCCATGCCCGGCCACGTGCGCGCGGACAGGCGCAGAATCGAGCAGTTGGAGCGCAAGTACAGGTTCAGGACAAAATAGGCGAAAAGACCCGCTACACCCTCGCCATTCCTTCGGCGCCGAGAAGCTCCGCCATGTCGTCGTGAATCGGGATAATCCGGTTCAGAAACGTGATGTCGAAAATGTTGCGCACCGGCGGCGGAACGTTGGAAATGCGCATCTCGAGTCCGTTCTTCGCGAGAAGCTTCTTGCCGAGAATCAACGTGGATATGCCTTTCGAATCAATGAATTCAAGCTCTCGCAGATTGAGAATCAGGTTCTTGTTGCACTTCTGAAGGATGTTTATAAACAGCTGGTAGAAGTGATCGTTGTTGACCGCGGTGATCGAACCTGCCACGAAGCAGATCTGCCACTTGTCATGCTCTTCGATTCTTAGATGCATATCAAACGCCGCCGTTTGAATCGGCACGATTATACCCTACCGCGTCAATCCTGATTTTGGCGATGCGCCACGACTTTTACAATTCCGCGCATCGCGCGGTAAATCGTTTCCGCGAAACCGCCGGGCGCCGGGCCTTTCCGCAATGAACGCGGCGGCGGCGTGTTCCTCGCCAACTCCAACGCCTGCTCCAGCCTCGGAAGCACGGTCTCCCACGAATACGACAGCCTAAGTCCCGCCACCGCGGCGCGGTAGTTTTCGCCCCACGCGGCGTCCATCGCGCGGCCCAAAACCCACGCGACGTTTTCAGGCTCCAGATTGGTTATCGGCAGCGCCGCGCCGGATTCAATGAGCATTTCGGAAACAACGCCGCCGATGCTCGTCGCAACGGGCACTTCCGCCGACGCGAAATCGAGCAGCCGCGTCCTGTAAGACAGCTCCGTTTCGAGACCTTGCGGATGAAGGTGCACTCCCAGCGCAGCCCGCTTTAGAACATGAAAGCGTTGTCTGTGCGGAAGCCACCCGGATACCAAAAGCTCGTCGCCGAGCCCCAACTCCGCGCGAAGCCGCGGAACGCGCGCCGCGGAATTCGATGTCGCACCGCGGTGTCCCGGATGATCCGCACCCAGCACGACCAGCCCCGCGTCCCTTCCTTCTTTCCTCAGGATTGCGAGCGCGCGGATTACAGGTTCGACGAGCGTCCATGAATACAGGCCGCCGTTTGTCATCAGCCATTTGCGCCCGGGCGCGGAGTCCATCTTGCGCGCCAGTTCGACGACGTCGTCTGCAAGCCCGGCGTCGGGGGAAAGTTCGCAGGCGTCCATTCCGTTCGGAAGCTCGACGACGGGAGGCGGGTCGGGGCAGTCCGCGTGCCAGACGTCCGCGGCGGACAACCAGCCGGTCCAGAAGAGCCGCTGCGAGGGCGACGCGACAAGATACGCGCTCGCGCGCGACGCAACCGCGGCGAAATCACGCGCGAATTCGCGCTCCCACGCGCGCCGTTTCAGCTCCGGCATTCCCGCGTGGACGTGCCTGTTTTCGAGCATGAAAGGGCATATCAGGTCATGGACGAGCGGGCCGCGGAACGCCTGCAATCCGGGCAATCCGCGGCGCGCCAGCGTGCCCGCGATTACCGCATCGAATTCGGAATGGAGCGAAAAGAACCGCTCCGGCGCGCGAACCGTGAATCCGTCGTAGTTGCCCGAGCCGCACCGCGCGAACAATTCCGCGATTATTCCGCTGTCGCGCAGGTGCCGCGCAAATCTCCAAAATCTGATGCCGCCCGCGCCCATCCGATCTCCGATCGTTTCGTCGCAGACGAGGGCTATTCGTTTCAGTTCGCCGGGCAACCGCGCATCCCCAAGGCCAGGATTGGCCGCAGCCATTCTACAGGATTCCGCCGCCCCGCCGAAAAAAAAACGCCCCCGTAAATCCGGGGGCGCAAATTTCGAAATTTGAGGATTCGCTAGATGTAGTAGATGTAAGAAATCTGCCGTTCTTCAGGAGCGTTTCCGACTTCGAGCGCGATTTTTTGAATGGCGTTCCGGCGCAGGACGTGGAAAGTTACCACCTGGCCTTCCTTGCAGTTCAGAATGAGTTTTTCAAGCTGGCCCACCGATTTGATCAGGATTTCGTTGCCGGGGGTGGGCTCGAACTTGATAATCAAGTCGCCTTTTACCAAACCGAACTCGAACGCGGGGCTCAAACCGTCAACTTCCTGAATCAGCACTCCGACATCCCAGAACTCGTCCGGAAGGTCGAAATACATCCTGATGTCGTCGCCCATCTCCTGCCAGCGGCCGAACACCTGGTCTATCCTTGCGAAAGGCAGTATTCCGATGTACGGCTTGAACGGACGCTCGCCCGTGGCGATCATCTCCCGGGCGAATTTCATAACCAAGTCGGACGGCAGGAAGAAGTTGATGTTCGCCGCGTCGCCGCGAACCGCGCCGACGTTCGAGTGGAATCCGATCATTTCGC is part of the bacterium genome and encodes:
- a CDS encoding STAS domain-containing protein, with protein sequence MHLRIEEHDKWQICFVAGSITAVNNDHFYQLFINILQKCNKNLILNLRELEFIDSKGISTLILGKKLLAKNGLEMRISNVPPPVRNIFDITFLNRIIPIHDDMAELLGAEGMARV
- the dnaE gene encoding DNA polymerase III subunit alpha, giving the protein MKPFVHLHNHSEYSLLDGIAPMRAIVERVRELGMDSYALTDHGVMYGVIPFFEACRDAGIKPIIGCEVYLAKRGLLDKDPKLDRHSYHLTLLAKNLDGYRNLMRLVSLAHCKGMFYKPRVDKEALSAHRDGLICLSGCLNGPVAGAFLTDGEAAARKELEDLASIFDSDFYVEIQRHGIEEQDRARDYLIDKARAMGLPLVATNDCHYVNKNDADAHDIALCIGTKAKLADADRLRYDVPEFYIKSTEEMAELFSAVPEALEIATEIASRCNLELPLGKVVFPAFDIPEGRKEKTHAELLRALVYEGAAKRYGEPVPKHICDRLDNELAVIEETGYSTYFLIVWDFIRFARSKNIAVGPGRGSGAGSCVAYCLEITDVDPIRFNLLFERFLNKDRVSLPDFDIDFCMERRDEVIEYVKEKYGRDNVAQIVTFNHLKAKAVIKAVGRVMDLPFQYVNEVTKKIPWGLNVTIEDAIKDSPDLVKMMEDDPLVKKMVEDASKLEGLASHPGVHAAGIVIAYGKLEDFVPVQMSNETELRVAQYDLSVIEKAGLVKMDFLGLRTLTMLEEAVNLVREFEGVEIDLRKLPLDDEKTYRLFQKGDTVGVFQFERAAVRRILRESLPATIEDISTINGLNRPGPSAYTKQYIQNRRNPENAQYVIPEIKEVLDETAGIVIYQEQVMEAARRLAGFSLGQADILRWAMGKKKHSVMEEQKAKFIAGATANGLSTKKAEEYFHLIETFAGYGFNKCHSLPYSVVSYYTAYLKAHYPRHFITALINSFLGSAEFTSKYIREAQRMGIAILPPDVNASEGKFRPEGDGIRFGLAGIKGVGKSAIGAIVTERAKKPFASIADFIFRVDTRAVTRAVIEALIKAGALDAFDPDRGKLLSDLDRLCDRSNDPRQAGLFGDAEPVDIVSPIIRTTFTKAEISELEREVLGVYLSGHPLEGCPVLEDPNLMSPSSFLEWLGDNLEVVGRQHTIEIGGVLSEINQMSTKDGRPFARAKLIDTEGSIGILVFNKQLGKVRDFLVERNQVVVKGQVKLDDYNMEDENDIEALLAGAVVMVADMKPYESRPGAAGNGNGDIDLEYGEAGEPPNPVPDDSNGHAPVERRIARLVGGDPDGAIVIEYPVEALKIADFHEFTEDLTRGGGHSKIVIRIMRGDTAIRELPMPGHVRADRRRIEQLERKYRFRTK